One genomic region from Microcystis panniformis FACHB-1757 encodes:
- a CDS encoding DUF938 domain-containing protein has product MSDLRQYAPATERNRQPILEVLSQFLPKTGNILEISSGTGEHAVFFAPRLAPCRWIPSDCNPLALDSIRSWCDYYPSSNLDRPLFIDVHQSVWAVETENIVINAIVNINMIHIAPWSACLALMAGASRILRPGGILYLYGPYKRQGKHTSPSNESFDFSLRSQNSTWGVRNLEDVVQEASDRGLQLLEVIPMPANNLSVLFALT; this is encoded by the coding sequence ATGTCTGATTTACGTCAATATGCCCCGGCAACAGAACGCAATCGTCAGCCGATTTTGGAAGTTCTCAGCCAATTTTTACCGAAGACTGGGAATATTCTAGAAATATCTAGCGGCACGGGTGAACACGCTGTTTTTTTTGCCCCTCGTCTTGCTCCTTGTCGTTGGATTCCCTCGGATTGTAACCCTCTGGCTCTAGATAGTATTCGCAGTTGGTGTGATTATTATCCTAGTTCTAATCTTGATCGCCCCCTATTTATCGATGTTCATCAGTCAGTTTGGGCGGTAGAGACGGAAAATATCGTTATTAATGCCATTGTTAATATTAATATGATTCATATCGCCCCTTGGTCCGCTTGTTTAGCTTTAATGGCAGGAGCAAGTCGCATTCTCAGACCAGGGGGAATCCTCTATCTTTATGGACCCTATAAACGACAGGGAAAACATACTTCTCCTAGTAATGAAAGCTTTGATTTTTCTCTCCGTTCTCAAAACTCTACTTGGGGAGTTAGGAATTTAGAAGATGTGGTGCAGGAAGCGAGCGATCGAGGTTTACAATTGTTAGAAGTAATTCCTATGCCCGCTAATAATCTCTCGGTTTTATTTGCCTTAACATAG
- a CDS encoding SDR family NAD(P)-dependent oxidoreductase, whose protein sequence is MRTEQKNPQLNCHKLAEVFLSNPLIEDCYFMVREDELVAYIVSSGAWNSEQLSSDLQSQLPDNLLPNIYVQISSLPLTDSGDIDETALKNIEIIDNHQVQETEEKLRSLSDIDQVAVVMTSKKNKILPLHLSELLPLKIEKKNDHQKSETPIHLGIHTSNTQSGISHGQLLEESELQPKTLAEILRKAAENYSNKGIIYIQSNGSEVFQSYQQLWEDAQQIQAGLQKQGLQAKDKVILQLSENYDIISAFWGCLLGGFIPVIISVPPSYKDFNNEIHKISQVWQLLDEPIIITNQSRQQEIKYLEQWLPNQTLSLSFIEELKTHSPHQPPIGEPGDIAFFNLTSGSTGIPKCISLTHKNVISRARGTNIICEHQNDDIILNWLPFDHIGSISDWNIRCVELGCQMVYVQTEYILGRPLNWLDLIDQYRITHSWAPNFAYNLINEALKKEPDQNWNLDCVKFFLAAGEAVSGQAVGEFINTLHLQYNLKKTAMRPAFGMAEMGSGITYYQPTDQQPLLFHTVDKSSLNSSLKRVHPEHPNGATFTDLGLPIPGISIRIVNADNSLLPEETIGHLQVKGDAVSPGYYKNPEANQDAFLKDGWFKTGDLAFISNGHLVITGRSKETIIINGVNYYSHEIETVVETIEEVEVSYTAACAVYDSRNSTDQLALFFSAETFDHQHLAELLKKIRRKVINSFGVNPEYLIPLNKMEIPKTSIGKIQRSQLTKRFANGEFNSILKEIDILLENAQTLPDWFYQKVWKPRSPVNLKPELSKCCTLIFLDCLGLGASLAEKIESQNLPCITVLAAQEFSQISQNCYTLRPGTANHYQQLMSSLSERKIILSNIIHLGTYQDYQGEISTIEQLEKAQERGVYDLLFLVQALAKIHDFKSKIQLLFVSSYSQLVIDTDEIAYEKSPVLGLIKTLAQELPWLNTRHVDLPLDQTEINLSYLQQELSVLSKEREIAYRNGKRLIAGLEKVNLLQHPQQELPFKSGGIYLITGGLGGIGRQIAQYLLKNYQARLLLIGKTPLPEKHLWSEYLKVEDQLSLKIKNLQALENLGGEVIYQAVDVANLPQVKQTVEQVKKQWQGELNGVIHLAGIYKDCLLLDETQEGLSTILHPKVIGTWVLHQLLKESQGVFISFSSLASFFGGAALGSYAAANSFLESLNSYQKSKNLFPSYCYSWTTWQETGMSQGYQMQYITRTQGYYDMTVRQGLDSFLTSLYHNQRQLMIGLDGSNSKINRFTSGSEGCQKLTAYYTRKSTVQSVNLPNHVSLKDRFGTSYQCPLVLRQSLPIKDNGDIDKRQLLKELQGKENNELIAPRTEAERQVANIWQKVLNLSQIGIHDNFFELGGHSLLASQVISRLRDVFSVQLSLHSLLEYPTVASLTQTIEVLNVAKNSHSVSKSGKVMAAASENYEEGEL, encoded by the coding sequence ATGAGGACAGAACAGAAAAATCCACAATTAAATTGTCATAAATTAGCAGAAGTATTTTTATCAAATCCCTTAATTGAAGATTGCTATTTTATGGTACGAGAGGATGAATTAGTCGCCTATATCGTTTCCTCTGGAGCTTGGAATTCTGAACAATTGTCCTCCGATTTACAGTCTCAGTTACCGGACAATCTTCTACCTAATATCTATGTGCAAATTTCCAGTTTACCCTTAACCGATAGCGGTGATATCGATGAAACTGCATTAAAGAATATTGAAATTATCGATAATCATCAAGTTCAGGAAACAGAAGAAAAACTGCGATCTTTGTCAGATATCGATCAAGTTGCTGTCGTCATGACTTCTAAAAAAAACAAAATTTTACCCCTACATCTATCGGAATTATTGCCCTTAAAAATAGAGAAAAAAAATGATCATCAAAAATCTGAAACCCCGATTCATCTAGGGATTCACACTTCTAACACTCAATCTGGAATCAGTCACGGACAGCTTTTAGAAGAATCTGAACTTCAGCCGAAAACCTTGGCAGAAATCCTCCGAAAAGCTGCTGAAAATTATTCAAATAAAGGGATTATTTATATTCAATCTAATGGATCAGAAGTTTTTCAATCCTATCAACAATTATGGGAAGACGCTCAACAAATACAAGCTGGATTACAAAAGCAGGGTTTACAAGCTAAAGATAAAGTAATTCTTCAGCTATCGGAAAACTATGATATCATTTCCGCATTTTGGGGGTGTCTTTTAGGGGGATTTATTCCTGTTATTATTTCAGTGCCACCCAGCTATAAAGATTTTAATAATGAAATTCATAAAATATCTCAAGTTTGGCAGTTGTTAGATGAGCCTATTATTATCACAAATCAATCCCGTCAGCAAGAGATAAAATATTTAGAACAATGGTTGCCTAATCAAACCTTAAGCTTGAGTTTTATTGAAGAATTAAAAACTCATTCTCCCCATCAGCCTCCTATTGGTGAACCGGGTGATATCGCGTTCTTTAATCTCACATCAGGCAGTACAGGAATACCGAAATGTATCTCATTAACCCATAAAAATGTCATCTCTCGTGCGCGAGGAACAAACATCATTTGTGAACATCAAAACGACGATATTATTCTTAATTGGCTTCCTTTTGATCATATTGGAAGTATTTCCGACTGGAATATTCGCTGTGTCGAGTTAGGATGCCAAATGGTTTATGTTCAAACTGAATATATATTAGGTCGTCCTTTGAATTGGTTAGATTTAATTGATCAATATCGAATTACCCACAGTTGGGCTCCTAATTTTGCTTATAATTTGATTAATGAAGCTTTAAAAAAAGAACCAGATCAAAATTGGAATTTAGATTGTGTCAAATTCTTTTTGGCAGCGGGTGAAGCTGTTTCTGGTCAAGCAGTTGGAGAATTTATTAACACCCTTCATCTTCAATATAATCTGAAAAAAACGGCGATGCGTCCTGCTTTTGGGATGGCAGAAATGGGGTCAGGAATTACCTATTATCAGCCGACGGATCAACAGCCATTACTCTTTCATACGGTTGATAAATCCTCCTTGAATTCTTCCCTAAAACGAGTCCATCCTGAACATCCCAATGGTGCAACCTTTACGGATTTAGGATTACCCATTCCGGGGATATCGATTAGAATTGTTAATGCTGATAATTCCCTATTACCAGAAGAAACCATTGGTCATTTACAAGTTAAAGGAGATGCAGTTTCACCGGGGTATTATAAAAACCCAGAAGCGAATCAAGACGCTTTCTTAAAAGATGGCTGGTTTAAGACAGGAGATTTAGCATTTATTAGTAACGGTCATTTAGTTATTACTGGAAGAAGTAAAGAAACCATTATTATTAATGGAGTCAATTATTATAGCCATGAAATTGAAACTGTAGTGGAAACTATTGAAGAAGTAGAAGTGTCCTACACCGCCGCTTGTGCTGTTTATGATTCTAGGAATAGTACCGATCAATTAGCTTTATTTTTTAGTGCAGAAACCTTTGACCACCAGCATCTAGCGGAACTTCTGAAAAAGATTAGACGAAAAGTAATTAACAGTTTTGGCGTTAATCCTGAATATTTAATACCCTTAAATAAAATGGAGATTCCTAAAACTTCCATTGGTAAAATTCAGCGATCGCAATTAACAAAACGGTTTGCAAACGGAGAATTCAATTCTATTTTAAAAGAAATAGATATTTTGTTAGAAAATGCTCAAACCCTTCCTGATTGGTTTTACCAGAAAGTTTGGAAACCTCGATCTCCAGTTAACTTAAAACCAGAACTTTCCAAGTGTTGTACTTTAATTTTTCTGGATTGCTTGGGTTTAGGAGCATCTTTAGCAGAAAAAATCGAAAGTCAAAACTTACCCTGTATCACGGTTTTAGCAGCGCAAGAATTTTCTCAAATCAGTCAAAATTGCTATACCCTCAGACCCGGGACAGCTAATCATTATCAACAGTTAATGTCATCTTTATCCGAGCGAAAAATTATCCTTAGCAATATTATTCATCTGGGGACTTATCAAGACTATCAGGGAGAAATTTCAACAATTGAACAGTTAGAAAAAGCACAAGAGCGAGGAGTTTATGATTTATTATTCCTAGTTCAAGCTTTAGCTAAAATTCATGATTTTAAATCAAAAATTCAATTGCTATTTGTTTCTAGTTATAGTCAACTTGTCATAGACACCGATGAAATTGCCTATGAAAAATCTCCAGTTTTAGGACTGATAAAAACTTTAGCTCAAGAACTTCCTTGGTTAAATACTCGTCATGTTGATTTACCTCTGGATCAAACCGAAATTAATCTCAGTTATCTGCAGCAAGAACTATCGGTTTTATCCAAGGAAAGAGAAATTGCCTATCGCAACGGGAAACGTTTAATTGCAGGTTTGGAAAAAGTCAATTTACTTCAACACCCCCAACAGGAATTACCCTTTAAATCAGGGGGAATTTATCTGATTACCGGAGGACTAGGAGGGATTGGCAGACAAATTGCTCAGTATTTGCTCAAAAATTATCAAGCTCGTTTACTGTTAATTGGAAAAACACCTTTACCAGAAAAACACCTTTGGAGTGAGTACCTTAAAGTCGAAGATCAATTATCCTTAAAAATCAAAAATCTCCAAGCTTTAGAAAATCTTGGAGGAGAAGTAATTTACCAAGCGGTAGATGTGGCTAATTTGCCTCAAGTTAAACAGACGGTAGAACAGGTGAAAAAACAATGGCAAGGAGAACTTAATGGGGTGATTCATCTGGCTGGAATTTACAAAGATTGTTTACTTCTGGACGAAACTCAAGAGGGTTTATCGACAATTCTTCACCCTAAAGTAATAGGAACTTGGGTTTTACATCAACTTCTCAAAGAATCTCAAGGAGTTTTTATTAGTTTTTCTTCCTTGGCTAGTTTTTTTGGAGGAGCGGCTTTGGGTTCCTATGCGGCGGCTAATAGTTTCCTTGAATCTTTGAACAGCTATCAAAAATCTAAGAATTTGTTCCCTAGTTATTGTTATAGTTGGACAACTTGGCAAGAAACCGGGATGAGCCAAGGTTATCAGATGCAATACATAACCCGAACTCAAGGGTATTATGATATGACGGTGCGGCAAGGTTTAGACTCATTTCTAACGAGTTTATATCACAACCAAAGACAATTAATGATCGGTTTAGATGGGAGTAATAGCAAGATTAATCGTTTCACATCTGGATCTGAAGGATGCCAAAAGTTAACGGCTTATTACACCCGTAAATCTACAGTTCAATCGGTCAATCTACCTAATCATGTTAGTCTAAAAGATCGATTTGGAACGTCCTATCAATGTCCCCTGGTTCTGCGACAATCCCTCCCTATTAAGGATAATGGAGACATTGATAAGCGGCAATTACTCAAGGAACTCCAAGGCAAAGAAAATAACGAATTGATAGCACCCAGAACGGAAGCTGAACGTCAAGTTGCTAACATTTGGCAAAAGGTTTTAAATCTATCTCAAATTGGAATTCATGACAATTTCTTTGAACTAGGAGGACATTCTTTACTGGCGAGTCAAGTTATTTCTCGTTTACGCGATGTTTTCTCGGTACAATTGTCGTTGCACAGTTTGTTAGAATATCCAACCGTTGCCAGTTTAACTCAAACGATTGAGGTGCTTAATGTAGCCAAAAATAGTCACAGTGTATCCAAAAGTGGTAAAGTTATGGCAGCAGCCTCAGAAAATTATGAAGAAGGAGAATTATGA
- a CDS encoding SWIM zinc finger family protein — protein MTEQAWWVQKWLELLDSYRFKKRLERARLYAREGNVLSIDFEDSQVIARVQGSEPEPYIVDLSLAAFSDEEWDYIIKLLSKKAIYSAQLLTGQMPDHIERVFIDSGVNLFPFSLADIRSRCTCPDQANPCKHIGAVYYQLGDRFIVDPFLLLQLRGRSKSQILEALREKRSYSSDNQPLAVSEPPTVVEKTAPDSTIDRFWQYDEELEPSLVVITPGNENQTILDILGNFPLAAPESDAIEQFLKPIYRQIPQEAMAIALQ, from the coding sequence ATGACAGAACAAGCTTGGTGGGTACAAAAATGGCTAGAACTACTCGATTCCTATCGCTTTAAAAAACGCTTGGAACGAGCTAGACTGTACGCTAGAGAAGGCAATGTGTTAAGTATTGACTTTGAAGACTCGCAAGTTATTGCTAGAGTGCAAGGCAGTGAACCAGAGCCTTATATAGTGGATTTATCCCTAGCGGCTTTTAGTGATGAAGAATGGGATTATATTATTAAGCTTCTCTCCAAAAAAGCCATTTATTCCGCTCAATTGCTCACCGGACAAATGCCCGATCATATTGAGCGTGTTTTTATCGATAGTGGGGTGAATTTATTTCCCTTTTCCCTAGCTGATATTCGCTCTCGTTGTACCTGTCCCGATCAAGCCAACCCCTGCAAACATATAGGAGCAGTGTACTATCAATTGGGTGATCGTTTTATTGTCGATCCCTTCCTGCTTTTGCAACTGCGCGGCCGAAGCAAAAGCCAAATTCTGGAAGCTTTACGGGAAAAACGCTCCTATTCCTCTGATAATCAACCTTTAGCAGTCAGTGAACCCCCCACAGTAGTCGAAAAAACTGCCCCCGACAGCACTATCGATCGCTTTTGGCAGTACGATGAGGAGCTAGAACCCTCCCTAGTTGTGATTACGCCGGGGAATGAAAATCAAACCATTCTCGACATTTTAGGCAATTTTCCCCTCGCTGCCCCCGAATCGGATGCCATAGAACAATTTTTAAAACCAATTTACCGGCAAATTCCCCAAGAAGCGATGGCGATCGCTTTACAGTAG
- a CDS encoding Fe(3+) ABC transporter substrate-binding protein: MNDKITRRVFLGAGTATLALAVGQLGKINEVSAQTKQLNLYSSRHYNTDRRLYDNFTRQTGIKINLVEGEADPLIERIKSEGRNSPADILLTVDAGRLWRADQQGIFAPVNSRILTQRIPANLRHPKGHWFGFSKRLRVIMYNKDRVNPREIDSYADLTNPKWKGKVVTRSSSNIYSQSFTAWLIDIQGEAAAEKWCRGLVANFARPPQGNDKAQIEAVAAGIADLALANTYYLAGYAEEKDPAKRAIYDQVGVIFPDQAGRGTHVNISGGGLIKTAPNRESAIKFLEYLSSNEAQNFFAKGNREYPVVPGVALDPFLAKLGRGKEDTVSVANYGPNLAKAVQVMNRAGWK, translated from the coding sequence ATGAACGATAAAATAACTCGGAGAGTCTTTCTAGGCGCGGGAACAGCCACCTTAGCGTTAGCAGTGGGTCAATTAGGGAAAATAAACGAAGTTTCCGCCCAAACTAAACAATTAAACCTCTATTCCTCCCGTCACTACAACACCGACCGACGATTGTATGACAACTTCACCCGACAAACGGGAATAAAAATTAACCTCGTGGAAGGGGAAGCAGACCCATTAATCGAACGGATCAAAAGCGAAGGCCGCAATAGTCCTGCTGATATACTCCTGACGGTAGATGCCGGGAGATTATGGCGGGCCGACCAACAGGGAATTTTTGCCCCCGTCAATTCCCGCATTCTCACCCAAAGAATTCCCGCTAATTTGCGTCACCCCAAAGGTCACTGGTTCGGGTTTAGTAAACGCTTGCGGGTAATTATGTATAACAAAGACAGAGTTAACCCCAGAGAAATCGATTCCTATGCAGATTTAACCAATCCCAAATGGAAAGGAAAAGTCGTCACCCGGTCATCCAGTAACATCTATAGTCAATCTTTTACCGCTTGGTTAATCGACATCCAAGGGGAAGCGGCCGCAGAAAAATGGTGTCGAGGATTAGTGGCTAATTTTGCCCGTCCACCCCAAGGCAATGATAAGGCACAAATCGAAGCTGTAGCCGCAGGAATTGCCGATTTAGCCCTAGCTAACACCTATTACTTAGCGGGGTATGCCGAAGAAAAAGACCCGGCTAAACGGGCAATTTATGACCAAGTAGGCGTAATTTTCCCCGACCAAGCAGGCCGCGGCACTCACGTTAATATTAGCGGTGGTGGTTTAATTAAAACCGCCCCCAATCGAGAATCGGCCATTAAATTTTTAGAGTATCTTTCTAGCAATGAAGCACAGAACTTTTTTGCTAAGGGTAATCGCGAATATCCCGTCGTTCCAGGGGTTGCTTTAGACCCTTTCCTAGCAAAACTCGGACGCGGTAAAGAAGATACCGTTAGTGTGGCTAATTATGGTCCTAATTTAGCCAAAGCAGTACAGGTAATGAATCGCGCCGGTTGGAAATAA
- a CDS encoding RNA-guided endonuclease InsQ/TnpB family protein — MEKAYSFRFYPTPTQESLLRRTLGCVRLVYNKALHERTQAWYEKQERVGYAQTSSMLTDWKKQEELDFLNEVSCVPLQQGLRHLQTAFTNFFAGRTKYPNFKKKHQGGSAEFTKSAFKFKDKQIYLAKCTEPLPIRWSRQIPEACEPSTVTVRLHPSGRWHISIRFDDPTIKPLPVTDKAIGIDLGISSLVITSNGDKVSNPKHFNKHYQRLRRASKSLSRKQKGSKNREKARIKVARNHAQITDNRKDHLHKLTTQLVRENQTIVVENLAVKNLVKNPKLSQAISDVSWGEITRQLAYKCRWYGRNYIEIDRWFPSSKRCSNCGYIAEKMPLNIREWDCPDCGTHHDRDINASKNILAAGLAVSVCRATIRPEQSKSVKAGAKNPSGKKQKPKS, encoded by the coding sequence ATGGAAAAAGCCTATTCGTTTCGATTTTACCCCACACCAACACAAGAGTCGCTATTGCGGCGCACATTGGGCTGTGTAAGATTAGTTTACAACAAAGCTCTCCACGAACGAACACAAGCATGGTACGAAAAGCAAGAAAGAGTAGGCTACGCTCAAACTTCTTCAATGTTGACCGATTGGAAAAAGCAAGAAGAATTAGACTTTCTCAATGAGGTAAGCTGTGTACCTTTACAACAAGGGTTAAGACACCTACAAACAGCTTTCACTAATTTCTTTGCTGGTCGTACTAAGTATCCTAACTTTAAGAAAAAACATCAAGGAGGAAGTGCCGAATTTACCAAATCTGCTTTTAAGTTCAAAGACAAACAAATCTATTTAGCTAAATGCACAGAACCTTTACCTATTCGATGGTCAAGACAAATACCAGAAGCTTGTGAACCAAGCACAGTAACAGTCAGATTACATCCCTCAGGACGCTGGCATATTTCAATTAGATTTGATGACCCAACGATTAAGCCATTACCAGTAACAGATAAAGCCATTGGAATTGACTTAGGAATTAGTAGCCTCGTGATTACTAGCAATGGCGATAAAGTATCTAATCCTAAGCATTTTAACAAGCATTATCAGAGGTTGCGAAGAGCATCTAAAAGCCTTTCTAGAAAACAGAAAGGGTCAAAAAATCGGGAAAAAGCGAGAATCAAAGTAGCCAGAAATCACGCCCAAATTACTGATAACAGAAAAGACCATTTACATAAGCTAACCACTCAATTAGTTCGTGAAAACCAAACGATTGTGGTTGAGAATTTAGCCGTCAAAAATCTGGTCAAAAACCCGAAATTATCTCAGGCAATATCTGACGTTAGTTGGGGAGAAATCACCCGACAATTAGCCTATAAATGCCGTTGGTATGGGAGAAATTACATCGAAATAGATAGATGGTTTCCTAGCTCTAAAAGATGTAGTAATTGCGGGTATATTGCTGAAAAAATGCCGTTAAATATTCGAGAATGGGACTGTCCAGACTGTGGGACTCACCATGACCGAGATATTAACGCGAGTAAAAATATTTTGGCCGCAGGGCTTGCGGTGTCAGTCTGTAGAGCGACCATAAGACCAGAACAGAGTAAATCTGTTAAGGCAGGTGCGAAAAATCCTTCGGGAAAGAAGCAGAAACCCAAATCGTGA